Proteins co-encoded in one Candidatus Pelagibacter sp. RS40 genomic window:
- a CDS encoding nuclear transport factor 2 family protein has protein sequence MDAKERTKMGYDLFNKGDMETFFKEMVDENTTWTFPGKEGVHPLSGVHKGPQAMMAAMGKIPALWSNFHLTPIDMIGEGNKVFVRAKATADGMDTMFGHYFEIGENGKMLTMMTFDDTLSMFNAMKK, from the coding sequence ATGGACGCAAAAGAAAGGACAAAAATGGGTTATGATCTTTTTAATAAAGGTGACATGGAAACTTTTTTTAAGGAAATGGTTGATGAAAACACAACTTGGACATTTCCAGGAAAAGAAGGTGTACACCCTTTATCAGGAGTTCACAAAGGACCTCAAGCGATGATGGCTGCAATGGGTAAAATACCTGCACTCTGGTCTAATTTTCATCTAACTCCTATTGATATGATAGGTGAAGGTAACAAAGTATTTGTTAGAGCTAAGGCAACCGCAGATGGCATGGATACTATGTTTGGTCATTATTTTGAAATTGGTGAAAATGGAAAAATGCTAACTATGATGACGTTTGATGATACGCTTTCAATGTTTAATGCAATGAAAAAATAG
- a CDS encoding cysteine synthase A codes for MVNIKDNFLQSIGNTPLIKLKAASEITGCNIYGKAEYLNPGGSVKDRAALALIKDAEEKKLISKGGMIVEGTAGNTGIGLCLLGNSLGYKTTIVMNDNQTQEKKDTLINIGADLRLVPPKPYSDDGNYVKVAGRLAEELKNSNNYGVVWANQFDNTANAKGHYETTGPEIWDQTEGKVDGFVCASGTGGTIGGISSFLKEKNKDVKIYLSDPAGSALYNFIENGELKSEGGSITEGIGSSRVTANFAEAKIDGAFSIDDHESLPLLYNLIKEEGLSLGTSCGVNIAGAIRLGKLIGPGKTIVTILCDKSDKYNSKMFNKKFLQEKGLPTPSWI; via the coding sequence ATGGTTAATATCAAAGATAATTTTTTACAGTCAATTGGTAATACCCCCTTAATAAAATTAAAAGCAGCCTCAGAGATAACTGGATGTAATATTTATGGAAAAGCTGAATATTTAAACCCAGGAGGATCTGTAAAAGACAGAGCGGCTTTGGCACTTATAAAAGATGCTGAAGAAAAAAAATTAATTTCAAAAGGTGGAATGATTGTTGAAGGAACAGCAGGTAATACTGGTATAGGTTTATGTCTTCTAGGAAATTCTTTAGGTTATAAAACAACAATTGTAATGAACGATAATCAAACACAAGAAAAAAAAGATACTTTAATTAACATCGGTGCAGATTTAAGGTTAGTACCACCAAAACCTTATAGTGATGATGGCAATTATGTAAAAGTTGCAGGTAGACTTGCAGAAGAATTAAAAAATTCAAATAATTACGGAGTAGTCTGGGCAAACCAATTTGACAATACTGCAAATGCTAAGGGTCATTATGAAACAACTGGACCTGAAATATGGGATCAAACAGAAGGAAAGGTAGATGGATTTGTATGTGCATCAGGTACGGGTGGAACGATTGGAGGTATAAGTAGTTTTTTGAAAGAAAAAAACAAAGATGTTAAAATTTACTTGTCAGATCCAGCAGGTTCTGCCTTATACAATTTCATTGAAAATGGTGAATTAAAATCTGAAGGTGGTTCAATAACTGAAGGTATTGGCTCCAGTAGAGTAACAGCAAATTTTGCTGAAGCAAAAATAGATGGAGCATTTTCAATTGATGACCACGAGTCTTTGCCTTTGCTTTACAATTTAATTAAAGAAGAGGGATTAAGCTTAGGCACTAGTTGTGGTGTAAATATTGCTGGAGCAATTAGACTTGGTAAATTAATTGGTCCAGGAAAAACTATTGTAACAATTCTCTGCGACAAATCAGATAAATACAACTCAAAGATGTTTAATAAAAAATTTTTACAAGAAAAAGGTCTCCCTACTCCCAGTTGGATCTAA